A stretch of the Mycobacteroides immunogenum genome encodes the following:
- the panD gene encoding aspartate 1-decarboxylase, translating into MFRTMMKSKIHRATVTHADLHYVGSVTIDPDLMEAADLLEGEQVTIVDIDNGARLETYAITGTRGSGVIGINGAAAHLVHPGDLVIIIAYGVMSDEEARTFTPRVVFVDSDNKKVELGEHAGDPAYVPENFGLVSPRGLV; encoded by the coding sequence ATGTTCCGCACGATGATGAAGTCGAAGATCCATCGCGCCACCGTGACGCATGCCGATCTGCACTACGTCGGCTCGGTCACCATCGACCCCGATCTCATGGAGGCCGCGGATCTACTGGAAGGCGAGCAGGTCACCATTGTCGATATCGACAACGGTGCCCGGCTGGAGACCTACGCGATTACCGGCACGCGCGGTAGCGGTGTCATCGGGATCAATGGGGCCGCAGCACACTTGGTACACCCGGGGGACCTGGTGATCATCATCGCCTACGGCGTGATGAGCGACGAGGAGGCCCGGACCTTCACTCCGCGGGTGGTGTTCGTGGACTCGGACAATAAGAAGGTGGAGCTGGGCGAGCACGCCGGTGATCCGGCCTACGTGCCTGAGAACTTCGGCCTGGTGTCACCACGCGGTCTGGTGTAG
- a CDS encoding DUF3180 domain-containing protein translates to MGSTRIRDLLVAGIVTAILGYFFVSAAYGSLPPIPLLAGVSLLVLAIAEGVWAFYVRNKVNDGQIGVGTGLLPALVVARSVVVAKASAWLGTLMTGWWMAMLVYVLPRRAHLAAAAADTLGVLIATGCALALVVAGLGLQHCCKSPPDPPATPAR, encoded by the coding sequence GTGGGAAGCACCCGAATCCGCGATCTGCTGGTCGCGGGGATTGTCACGGCGATCCTTGGTTACTTCTTTGTGTCGGCTGCCTACGGCTCGCTGCCGCCGATTCCTTTGCTCGCCGGCGTCTCCTTGCTGGTGCTGGCGATCGCGGAGGGGGTTTGGGCGTTCTATGTCCGCAACAAGGTCAATGACGGTCAGATCGGCGTTGGCACCGGGCTTTTGCCCGCGTTGGTCGTGGCGCGTTCGGTTGTGGTCGCGAAGGCCTCTGCGTGGCTCGGCACGCTGATGACCGGATGGTGGATGGCCATGCTTGTCTACGTCCTGCCGCGGCGCGCGCATCTCGCCGCGGCCGCGGCGGACACCCTCGGCGTGCTGATCGCGACCGGATGCGCGCTGGCACTTGTCGTCGCCGGACTGGGGCTCCAGCATTGCTGTAAGTCGCCGCCGGACCCGCCCGCGACTCCCGCGAGATAG
- the folB gene encoding dihydroneopterin aldolase: MTDRIELCGLKVFGYHGVFDHERRDGQEFSVDVTVWIDLDTAAATDQLTDTLDYGDLAQRAAAIVAGPPRNLIESVAGAIADDVMTDSRVHAVEAVVHKPNAPIPLTFSDVAVVARRSRRSRAGAQ; encoded by the coding sequence ATGACCGACCGTATCGAGCTGTGCGGACTGAAAGTCTTTGGTTACCACGGAGTTTTCGATCACGAGCGTCGCGATGGCCAGGAGTTCTCGGTGGATGTCACCGTGTGGATCGATCTGGACACCGCGGCAGCCACGGACCAGCTGACCGACACGCTTGACTACGGCGACCTGGCTCAGCGCGCGGCCGCGATCGTGGCCGGGCCACCGCGCAATCTCATCGAATCGGTGGCGGGTGCCATCGCCGACGATGTGATGACAGATTCGCGTGTGCACGCGGTGGAGGCAGTGGTGCACAAGCCCAATGCGCCCATTCCGTTGACATTCAGCGATGTGGCGGTGGTGGCCCGGCGTTCCCGGCGATCTCGAGCCGGGGCGCAGTAG
- a CDS encoding DUF6779 domain-containing protein — MTMPTRAAKPRRGSRRPGWALLTALLVLAIGSGIALVFTDKAIYLRVGLLLALWAAVIASFAALTYRRQSDTDQAKVRDQKLVYDLQLDREISARREYELTVESRLRQQLAGEIEAQAADEIATLRAELAALRTNLEILFNTDLSDRPAIEHDPIRALGPWPGAEPQPVASTNAAAFTHSVREQEPAPAAEYQDVTAVEEDGRTSEYPIIDVAEDPHHVDEDAAPPTPPYPAPAYYGAAQPHEPEPYQQPVSSGTHWRPQPEPHVAQPPVPGPAQQFPPVPEPSQQPYWAARRTARGPSVHRRWSRVRPVLDAVRQIRSDVPRPAVRPDTGSVARRARWKPNCYPRKASGYRPEPRVAIGLPTSPPRHRASIRANRRSRDVTPDLPHGIKHRPHPRPPAVDTGPPSRPTRRRRHPSHRAIRRARAGTGPRNRSRRRSVESAGLRNLRTPKKRTAGAARRTPAAFRLLICWDASRAILRSPVGAGAAAARTDPADFVIVRESEQSNGAGLCR, encoded by the coding sequence ATGACCATGCCCACCCGAGCGGCTAAGCCCCGGCGCGGCAGCCGACGTCCCGGATGGGCGTTGCTGACCGCGTTGCTGGTGCTGGCGATCGGGTCCGGAATTGCGCTGGTTTTCACCGATAAGGCCATCTATTTACGCGTCGGCTTGTTGCTGGCGCTGTGGGCGGCGGTCATCGCGTCGTTCGCCGCGCTGACCTACCGGCGGCAGAGCGATACCGATCAGGCCAAGGTGCGCGATCAGAAACTCGTCTACGACCTGCAGCTGGACCGGGAGATCTCGGCGCGCCGTGAGTACGAGCTGACGGTGGAGAGCAGGCTGCGACAGCAGCTGGCCGGTGAGATCGAGGCGCAGGCAGCCGACGAAATCGCAACGCTGAGGGCCGAACTCGCTGCCCTGCGCACTAATCTGGAGATCCTCTTCAACACCGACCTCAGTGATCGCCCCGCGATCGAACACGATCCGATTCGCGCCCTGGGGCCCTGGCCCGGGGCGGAACCGCAGCCCGTCGCCAGCACCAACGCGGCCGCGTTCACGCATTCCGTGCGTGAGCAGGAACCCGCGCCCGCCGCCGAGTACCAGGACGTCACCGCGGTCGAAGAGGATGGCCGGACCTCGGAGTATCCGATCATTGACGTCGCCGAGGATCCTCACCACGTGGACGAGGACGCGGCGCCTCCGACACCGCCCTATCCGGCGCCGGCCTATTACGGAGCTGCTCAGCCTCACGAGCCCGAGCCGTATCAGCAGCCGGTGTCATCCGGGACGCATTGGCGTCCCCAGCCCGAACCGCATGTGGCGCAGCCGCCGGTGCCAGGCCCGGCGCAACAGTTCCCGCCGGTCCCCGAACCGTCTCAGCAACCGTATTGGGCGGCGCGTAGGACGGCTCGGGGGCCCAGTGTCCACCGCCGGTGGTCTCGGGTGCGGCCGGTGCTTGATGCCGTGAGGCAGATCCGGAGTGACGTCCCGCGACCGGCGGTTCGCCCTGATACTGGCTCGGTGGCGCGGCGGGCTCGTTGGAAGCCCAATTGCTACCCGCGGAAGGCCAGTGGTTACCGCCCGGAACCGCGGGTAGCAATTGGGCTTCCAACGAGCCCGCCGCGCCACCGAGCCAGTATCAGGGCGAACCGCCGGTCGCGGGACGTCACTCCGGATCTGCCTCACGGCATCAAGCACCGGCCGCACCCGAGACCACCGGCGGTGGACACTGGGCCCCCGAGCCGTCCTACGCGCCGCCGTCGGCACCCGAGCCACAGAGCTATCCGGAGGGCTCGGGCGGGCACCGGGCCCCGGAACCGGAGCCGGAGGAGAAGCGTGGAAAGCGCCGGGCTCCGGAACCTGAGGACCCCGAAGAAACGCACGGCCGGCGCCGCGCGGAGGACACCGGCGGCTTTTCGGTTGCTGATCTGCTGGGACGCATCCAGAGCGATTCTCCGGAGTCCGGTGGGGGCCGGCGCCGCCGCCGCGAGGACTGATCCGGCCGATTTCGTCATCGTGCGTGAAAGTGAGCAATCTAACGGCGCAGGCCTCTGCCGATAG
- a CDS encoding type III pantothenate kinase encodes MLLAIDVRNTHTVLGLVSGTGEHAKVSQHWRIRTEAEITADELALTIDGLIGDDSETLTGVAALSTVPSVLHEMRGMFDQYWSSVPQVLIEPGVRTGLPLLVDNPKEVGADRIVNCLAAHHRFGSACIVVDFGSSICVDVVSAKGEFLGGAIAPGVQVSSDAAAARSAALRRVELTRPRSVVGKNTVECMQSGAVFGFAGLVDGLVERVRRDIEGFGGAGVTVVATGHTAPLILPETHTVDRYEEHLTLDGLRLVYERNRADQRGKARATR; translated from the coding sequence ATGCTGCTGGCGATCGACGTACGCAATACCCACACCGTGCTGGGCCTCGTCTCCGGTACGGGTGAGCACGCCAAGGTTTCTCAGCATTGGCGGATTCGTACCGAGGCCGAGATCACCGCCGACGAGCTGGCACTGACCATCGACGGGCTGATCGGCGACGATAGCGAGACCCTCACCGGAGTCGCCGCGCTTTCCACCGTGCCCTCTGTTCTGCACGAGATGCGCGGGATGTTCGATCAGTACTGGTCCTCGGTTCCGCAGGTGTTGATCGAGCCCGGCGTGCGCACGGGGCTGCCGCTGTTGGTCGACAACCCCAAAGAGGTCGGCGCCGATCGCATCGTCAATTGCCTTGCCGCACATCACAGATTTGGTTCGGCGTGCATCGTGGTGGATTTCGGGTCTTCGATCTGTGTGGATGTGGTGTCCGCCAAGGGGGAATTTCTCGGCGGGGCCATCGCACCCGGCGTGCAGGTGTCCTCCGATGCCGCCGCGGCCCGCAGTGCCGCGCTGCGCAGAGTTGAGCTGACCCGCCCACGTTCCGTCGTGGGAAAGAACACGGTGGAGTGCATGCAGTCGGGCGCGGTCTTCGGCTTCGCCGGCCTGGTGGATGGGCTGGTGGAGCGGGTGCGCCGCGATATCGAGGGCTTTGGTGGCGCCGGAGTCACGGTGGTGGCCACCGGACACACCGCGCCGCTGATCCTGCCCGAGACCCACACCGTCGACCGTTATGAGGAACACCTCACACTCGACGGCTTGCGGCTGGTGTACGAACGGAACCGGGCTGACCAGCGCGGCAAGGCGCGCGCGACCCGATAG
- the lysS gene encoding lysine--tRNA ligase produces the protein MTDPDAQTSLPEQFRIRQAKREKLLAEGTQPYPVEVPRTHSLKQIREAYPDLDTDTSTGDQVGVAGRVIFSRNTGKLCFATLQEGDGTSLQVMISLASVGEQSLADWKNDVDLGDIVFVHGEVISSRRGELSVMADGWQMASKSLRPLPVAHKEMSEETRVRQRYVDLIVRPEARQIARQRVAVMRAIRDALHRRGFLELETPILQTLAGGAAARPFITHSNALDMDLYLRIAPELFLKKALVGGFDKIFELNRVFRNEGADSTHSPEFVMLETYETYGTYDTAATMIRELIQEVADDAMGTRQVTLPDGSIYDLDGEWTTLEMYPSLSEALGEAITPDTPVAELWKIADRVGAEIPTDRGYGHGKLVEELWEHQVGDKMYAPTFVRDFPVETSPLTRQHRSIAGVTEKWDLYVRGFELATGYSELIDPVIQRERFADQARLAAAGDDEAMSLDEDFLGAMEHAMPPAAGTGMGIDRLLMALTGLGIRETILFPIVRPTL, from the coding sequence GTGACTGATCCTGACGCGCAGACCAGCTTGCCGGAACAATTTCGTATCCGGCAGGCCAAGCGCGAGAAGCTGCTCGCCGAAGGTACCCAGCCGTATCCGGTGGAGGTGCCTCGGACCCATAGCCTCAAGCAGATTCGAGAGGCTTACCCGGATCTGGACACCGACACCAGTACCGGCGATCAGGTGGGTGTGGCGGGGCGGGTCATCTTCTCCCGTAATACCGGCAAGCTCTGCTTCGCGACGCTTCAGGAGGGTGACGGCACCTCCTTGCAGGTGATGATCAGCCTTGCCAGTGTCGGTGAGCAGTCGCTCGCGGACTGGAAGAACGACGTCGACCTCGGCGACATTGTGTTTGTGCACGGCGAGGTCATCAGTTCACGCCGTGGCGAGCTGAGCGTCATGGCGGACGGCTGGCAGATGGCGTCGAAGTCCCTGCGGCCGCTCCCCGTTGCTCACAAGGAGATGTCCGAAGAGACCAGAGTGCGCCAGCGTTACGTGGACCTGATCGTGCGGCCGGAGGCGCGGCAGATCGCACGGCAGCGTGTCGCGGTGATGCGCGCTATTCGTGACGCCCTGCACCGTCGCGGATTCTTGGAGTTGGAGACGCCGATCTTGCAGACTCTCGCCGGAGGTGCCGCGGCTCGCCCGTTCATTACGCATTCAAACGCACTCGATATGGACCTGTATCTGCGTATTGCGCCGGAACTTTTCCTGAAAAAGGCACTGGTGGGTGGCTTCGACAAGATTTTTGAACTCAATCGGGTATTCCGAAATGAGGGCGCGGATTCCACACATTCACCCGAATTCGTGATGTTGGAAACATACGAGACGTACGGCACATACGATACCGCCGCGACAATGATCCGGGAGCTCATCCAAGAAGTAGCCGACGATGCAATGGGCACCCGGCAAGTGACGTTGCCCGATGGGTCCATCTACGACTTGGACGGTGAGTGGACGACGCTGGAAATGTATCCGTCGTTGTCAGAAGCGCTGGGGGAGGCGATCACGCCCGATACGCCGGTTGCCGAGCTATGGAAGATCGCAGATCGGGTGGGCGCCGAGATTCCCACCGACCGCGGTTACGGACACGGGAAACTCGTCGAGGAACTGTGGGAACATCAGGTTGGCGATAAAATGTACGCGCCGACTTTTGTCAGGGATTTCCCAGTTGAGACATCCCCGCTTACTCGTCAGCACCGGAGTATTGCGGGTGTCACCGAGAAGTGGGACTTGTATGTTCGGGGCTTTGAATTGGCCACCGGATACTCGGAGTTGATCGACCCCGTCATTCAGCGCGAAAGATTCGCTGACCAGGCACGATTGGCGGCCGCCGGTGATGACGAGGCGATGAGTCTTGACGAGGATTTCCTCGGTGCGATGGAACATGCGATGCCACCTGCCGCAGGAACCGGGATGGGGATCGACCGGTTGTTGATGGCTCTTACCGGATTGGGAATTCGGGAAACGATCTTGTTCCCGATTGTGAGGCCGACGCTCTGA
- the folE gene encoding GTP cyclohydrolase I FolE has translation MNSPETAEYNGHPTGHVFDQARAEAAVRELLYAVGEDPDRQGLADTPARVARAYREIFAGLYTDPDTVLNTTFDEQHDELVLVKSIPMYSTCEHHLVSFHGVAHVGYIPGEHGRVTGLSKIARLVDLYAKRPQVQERLTAQIADALVRKLEPRGVIVVVEAEHLCMAMRGVRKPGATTTTSAVRGQFKRDAASRSEVLDLMMRA, from the coding sequence ATGAACTCGCCCGAGACGGCCGAGTACAACGGCCATCCGACCGGCCACGTCTTCGACCAGGCGCGCGCCGAGGCCGCGGTCCGTGAACTGCTCTACGCGGTCGGTGAAGACCCAGACCGGCAGGGGCTGGCGGATACCCCGGCCCGGGTGGCACGCGCCTATCGGGAGATATTCGCCGGGCTGTACACCGACCCGGACACCGTGCTGAACACGACTTTCGATGAACAGCACGACGAGCTGGTGCTGGTGAAGTCGATACCGATGTATTCGACATGCGAACATCACCTGGTGTCGTTCCACGGCGTCGCCCACGTCGGATACATCCCCGGTGAGCACGGCCGTGTCACCGGGTTGTCGAAAATCGCTCGCCTGGTTGACCTTTACGCGAAGCGGCCGCAGGTGCAGGAGCGCTTGACGGCGCAGATCGCCGATGCCTTGGTGCGCAAGCTGGAGCCACGCGGAGTGATTGTCGTAGTCGAAGCCGAGCATCTGTGTATGGCTATGCGGGGTGTGCGCAAACCGGGTGCGACGACCACCACGTCGGCCGTGCGGGGGCAGTTCAAACGTGATGCCGCGTCGCGGTCCGAGGTGCTCGATCTGATGATGAGGGCATGA
- a CDS encoding Rossmann-like and DUF2520 domain-containing protein, with protein MPEAFTVDGPIDGFRPARLAIGIISAGRVGTAMGVALEAAGHPVVACSAVSDASRRRAEQRLPESQILPAHEVALRAELLILAVPDHELSALVSGLAATESVRPGTIVVHTSGANGVAILEPLTALGCMPLAIHPAMTFAGGDEDIERLPNSCFGITAADETGYAIGTALVLEIGGEPVRVREDARTLYHAALAHGSNHVVTLVLDAVEALRSALWGQELLGQEIIGDAPGGLPERVLAPLVRAAVNNALDRGQAALTGPVARGDGAAVGRHLDALVEADPALAEAYRADARRTAQRAHAPRSVFAALEPRTR; from the coding sequence ATGCCTGAGGCTTTCACTGTCGATGGCCCCATAGACGGCTTTCGCCCCGCGCGCCTGGCCATCGGAATCATTTCCGCCGGTCGAGTGGGAACTGCCATGGGCGTCGCGCTGGAGGCTGCCGGTCACCCCGTCGTCGCCTGCAGTGCCGTGTCCGACGCCTCACGGCGACGTGCCGAACAGCGCCTGCCGGAAAGTCAGATTCTGCCCGCGCACGAAGTTGCACTGCGCGCCGAACTGCTGATTCTGGCGGTGCCGGATCACGAGTTATCGGCACTCGTCTCGGGGCTCGCCGCGACCGAATCGGTGCGGCCCGGAACGATCGTGGTTCATACCTCGGGCGCCAATGGCGTGGCGATCCTGGAGCCACTGACCGCCCTCGGATGCATGCCGCTGGCGATTCATCCGGCCATGACATTCGCCGGCGGCGATGAAGATATTGAGCGATTGCCCAACTCCTGCTTTGGAATCACCGCCGCCGATGAGACCGGCTACGCCATCGGCACGGCCCTGGTACTGGAGATCGGCGGTGAGCCGGTCCGGGTGCGCGAGGATGCCCGCACTCTCTATCACGCAGCCTTGGCGCATGGCAGCAATCATGTGGTGACGTTGGTGCTGGATGCGGTCGAGGCGTTACGTTCCGCGCTCTGGGGTCAGGAGTTGTTGGGGCAGGAGATAATTGGTGACGCGCCGGGCGGGCTGCCGGAACGGGTGTTGGCGCCGTTGGTGCGCGCGGCCGTCAACAACGCACTGGACCGCGGGCAGGCGGCGCTGACGGGACCGGTGGCGCGGGGTGACGGCGCAGCCGTCGGGCGTCACCTCGACGCGCTGGTCGAGGCAGATCCCGCATTGGCCGAGGCATACCGCGCCGACGCGCGGAGGACCGCGCAGCGCGCACACGCCCCCCGATCAGTTTTCGCCGCACTGGAACCCCGGACGAGATAA
- the folP gene encoding dihydropteroate synthase, with protein MIAGVTDTPALTHILGVVNVTDDSFSDGGQFVRQSDAVAHGLALASAGADIIDVGGQSTRPGAASIRQKIEMQRVIPVIKELASHGINVSVDTMRAEVAAAAIDAGANMVNDVSGGRSDPEMAPLIAERGVPWILMHWRSKDFIHTPAARNYRDVVADVSRELMESVQVAVTAGVAPEKLILDPGLGFAKTAHHNWLLLQAIPDLQELGYPILIGASRKRFLGALLTDLNGVERPPDGRETATAVITALGALHEVWGVRVHDVRASMDALKVVRAWETGGAETIEEDEEEVLETASPEPLPAPESAPVVTAPDEVTTEVTVRTTRPEPSKTAGGKWRREVAQRGAKGAKK; from the coding sequence ATGATCGCCGGCGTGACGGATACTCCCGCATTGACTCATATCCTGGGAGTCGTCAACGTTACCGACGACTCCTTCTCTGACGGTGGGCAATTCGTCAGGCAATCGGATGCGGTGGCGCACGGTTTGGCGCTCGCGTCCGCCGGCGCGGACATCATCGATGTCGGCGGCCAGTCGACCCGTCCGGGTGCGGCGTCGATCAGGCAGAAGATCGAGATGCAGCGCGTCATCCCGGTGATCAAAGAGCTTGCCAGTCATGGCATCAACGTCAGTGTTGACACCATGCGCGCGGAGGTCGCCGCCGCCGCGATCGATGCCGGCGCGAACATGGTCAACGATGTCTCGGGTGGCCGGTCCGATCCGGAGATGGCGCCGTTGATCGCCGAACGGGGCGTGCCCTGGATCCTGATGCACTGGCGTTCAAAGGACTTCATCCATACGCCGGCCGCCCGAAATTACCGTGACGTGGTTGCCGATGTGTCGCGCGAGCTGATGGAGTCGGTACAGGTCGCGGTGACCGCAGGGGTCGCGCCGGAGAAGCTCATCCTTGACCCAGGTCTTGGCTTCGCGAAGACCGCGCACCACAATTGGCTGCTGTTGCAAGCGATCCCCGACCTGCAAGAGCTGGGATACCCGATCTTGATCGGCGCGTCCCGCAAGCGGTTCCTGGGTGCGCTACTCACCGATCTCAACGGCGTGGAACGACCGCCCGACGGCCGAGAAACCGCGACGGCTGTCATCACCGCGCTCGGGGCGTTGCACGAGGTATGGGGCGTGCGGGTCCATGACGTGCGTGCTTCCATGGACGCGCTGAAGGTGGTGCGGGCCTGGGAAACCGGCGGGGCCGAAACCATCGAAGAGGACGAGGAAGAAGTTCTCGAGACAGCCTCGCCGGAACCGCTGCCCGCACCGGAATCCGCGCCGGTGGTCACCGCGCCGGATGAGGTGACCACCGAGGTGACGGTGCGCACGACCCGGCCCGAGCCCAGCAAGACCGCCGGTGGCAAGTGGCGCCGCGAGGTTGCGCAGCGTGGTGCGAAGGGGGCAAAGAAATGA
- the panC gene encoding pantoate--beta-alanine ligase, translated as MTSLYGPKGPKGYLQGELTVHHDPDTMYDVSKALRHTGRRIVLVPTMGALHEGHLTLVRHARKVPGAVVVVSIFVNPLQFGPGEDLEAYPRTLDSDVEKLREEGVELVFAPNAEAMYPHGQRTTVQPGPLGAELEGASRPTHFAGMLTVVLKLLQIVAPDRAYFGEKDYQQLVLIRQMVADLNIKTRIVPIPIVREADGLAMSSRNVYLSEEHREQAGALSAALLAGIYSASGGCDAALDAARAVLDEVPAIEVDYLEVRGADLGPAPAQGPGRMVVAAKLGSTRLLDNVPLEIGGGIGTPGAADPDHELPWRN; from the coding sequence ATGACGAGTTTGTATGGGCCGAAGGGTCCCAAGGGCTATCTGCAAGGGGAACTGACCGTTCATCATGATCCCGACACGATGTATGACGTGTCGAAAGCCTTGCGGCACACCGGCAGGCGGATCGTCTTGGTACCGACCATGGGTGCACTGCACGAGGGCCATCTGACGCTGGTGCGGCACGCCCGGAAGGTGCCGGGTGCCGTCGTGGTGGTTTCCATCTTCGTCAACCCTCTGCAGTTCGGTCCAGGTGAGGACCTTGAGGCCTATCCGCGCACGCTGGACTCCGATGTCGAGAAGTTGCGTGAGGAGGGCGTCGAGCTGGTGTTCGCCCCGAACGCGGAGGCCATGTATCCCCATGGTCAGCGCACCACGGTGCAGCCCGGACCGCTGGGTGCGGAGCTTGAGGGTGCTTCGCGTCCAACACATTTCGCAGGAATGCTGACGGTTGTCCTCAAGCTCTTGCAGATCGTGGCACCCGACCGCGCCTACTTCGGCGAGAAGGACTACCAGCAGCTGGTGCTGATCAGGCAGATGGTGGCCGATCTCAACATCAAGACGCGTATCGTCCCGATACCGATCGTCCGCGAGGCGGACGGACTGGCGATGTCCTCGCGCAATGTGTATCTCAGCGAAGAGCACCGCGAGCAAGCGGGCGCCTTGTCGGCGGCTCTGCTGGCCGGAATCTATTCCGCCTCCGGGGGTTGCGACGCGGCGCTGGACGCGGCCCGCGCCGTGCTCGACGAGGTTCCGGCGATCGAGGTCGATTATTTGGAGGTGCGCGGCGCCGACCTGGGGCCCGCGCCCGCGCAGGGACCCGGTCGCATGGTGGTGGCGGCCAAGTTGGGGAGCACCCGGTTGTTGGACAACGTGCCCCTGGAAATAGGCGGCGGAATCGGTACCCCCGGTGCTGCGGACCCTGACCACGAACTGCCCTGGCGAAACTAA
- the folK gene encoding 2-amino-4-hydroxy-6-hydroxymethyldihydropteridine diphosphokinase, with protein MLSIGSNLGERLAHLQAVVDALGTDVVGISPVYQTAPWGSVPQPDFLNVIVIADGREPLGWLATAHRLEQAAQRVRTQRWGPRTLDVDVISCREIGANGEILSDDPDLTLPHPRAHLRAFVLVPWLALQPDAVLTVEGEIRPVADLVAGLDRSERESARRVDVTLSDPVT; from the coding sequence GTGCTGTCGATCGGATCGAATCTGGGCGAAAGGCTCGCGCACCTGCAAGCGGTGGTCGACGCGCTGGGCACGGATGTTGTGGGGATTTCCCCGGTGTATCAGACCGCTCCGTGGGGATCGGTTCCGCAGCCTGATTTCCTCAACGTCATCGTTATCGCCGACGGGCGTGAGCCCCTGGGGTGGCTCGCGACGGCGCATCGACTGGAACAGGCCGCCCAGCGCGTGCGCACGCAGCGGTGGGGGCCTCGCACCCTCGACGTCGATGTGATCAGTTGCCGGGAGATTGGCGCCAACGGCGAAATTCTCTCCGATGATCCGGATCTGACGTTGCCTCATCCACGTGCGCACCTACGCGCCTTTGTGCTGGTGCCGTGGCTGGCGTTGCAGCCTGATGCGGTGCTGACCGTCGAGGGCGAGATTCGTCCGGTTGCAGACTTGGTGGCCGGGCTCGACAGATCCGAACGCGAGAGCGCGCGACGGGTGGATGTCACCTTGAGCGATCCGGTGACGTAG
- a CDS encoding TetR/AcrR family transcriptional regulator, with translation METSSEAAARGERRRMRTRTALLDAAERLLSRHSADAVRMEDVAELAGMSAASVYVHFGTKDALVSAVMQRLLEISMVELTAAYSSEGTAFEQVRQAGLAYMRLLIDHPALTRYVAVNAIGGPANPFDEVVAERLDVLRVAFEERIQAAVDDGEIRPVDSRLLSYFLFGSWSGVAALALRDDGARLTAEEVEQCLIQARDLLTWGITPID, from the coding sequence ATGGAAACCAGCTCGGAAGCGGCGGCGAGGGGCGAGCGTCGCCGGATGCGCACGCGCACAGCCTTGTTGGATGCCGCGGAGCGATTGTTGTCGCGGCACTCCGCGGACGCGGTCCGCATGGAGGATGTCGCTGAGCTGGCGGGCATGTCTGCGGCTTCGGTGTATGTCCATTTCGGGACCAAGGACGCGTTGGTGTCGGCGGTGATGCAACGCCTGTTGGAGATATCGATGGTGGAGCTGACGGCCGCGTATTCCAGTGAGGGAACGGCGTTCGAGCAGGTGCGGCAGGCGGGACTGGCCTACATGAGGCTGTTGATCGATCACCCGGCTTTGACGCGGTACGTCGCGGTGAACGCCATCGGCGGACCCGCCAACCCGTTCGATGAGGTCGTGGCCGAGCGCCTGGACGTGCTCCGGGTGGCGTTCGAGGAACGTATTCAGGCGGCGGTCGATGACGGTGAGATCCGGCCGGTGGACAGCCGATTGCTCTCCTACTTCCTGTTCGGTTCGTGGAGTGGGGTGGCTGCCCTCGCATTGCGTGACGACGGCGCGCGTCTCACCGCAGAAGAGGTCGAACAGTGTCTGATACAGGCGCGCGACCTTTTGACCTGGGGTATTACCCCCATTGATTAA
- the lsr2 gene encoding histone-like nucleoid-structuring protein Lsr2: MAKKVTVTLVDDVDGEAPADETVEFGIDGVTYEIDLSSKNAEKLRNQLSAWVEHARRVSGRRRGRGSSGTSRGRASIDREQSAAIREWARKNGHNVSSRGRIPAEVVDAFNAAN, from the coding sequence ATGGCTAAGAAGGTCACGGTCACGCTTGTCGACGACGTCGATGGCGAAGCGCCCGCCGATGAGACCGTTGAATTCGGGATTGACGGTGTGACTTACGAGATCGACCTTTCTTCCAAGAATGCGGAGAAGCTGCGTAATCAGCTCTCTGCATGGGTGGAGCACGCGCGTCGCGTGAGTGGGCGTCGTCGCGGGCGGGGGAGTTCGGGTACAAGTCGCGGGCGTGCCAGCATCGATCGCGAGCAGAGCGCGGCGATCCGTGAGTGGGCACGTAAGAACGGGCACAATGTCTCGTCGCGCGGCCGCATTCCCGCGGAAGTTGTCGACGCCTTCAACGCGGCCAACTAG